A single Fusobacterium hominis DNA region contains:
- a CDS encoding glycoside hydrolase family 88 protein: protein MELRTDVREKFSKEVELSQETLFGALHEALSKIDKNCKTFINLYPRPCSTNYIYPGILNGGEWDDWTSGFWTGMLWLAYEMTNENRYKKIASYQIKAYDERITNKIGVNHHDLGFLYTPSAVAGYKVTQNERAKNAALKAAEHLIGRFKEKGEFIQAWGDLDDPQAYRLIIDCNMNVPLLFWATEVTGDPKFREVATKHINTAASVVLREDSSTHHTYYFDPETGKPVKGVTAQGASDESAWARGQAWGVYGFPLAYSYLKDEKFINLFKRVTNYFLNKLPADNVCYWDLMFDDNSGEERDTSAAAIAVCGMLEMLKYLPDTDPDKKIYKNAVNSIMKSLIEKYTTKNIEQSNGLLTQAVYSKPHGSGVDECCIWGDYFYMEALVRIMKPDWKMYW from the coding sequence ATGGAATTAAGAACAGATGTAAGAGAGAAATTTTCTAAAGAGGTAGAATTATCGCAAGAAACACTATTTGGAGCGTTACATGAAGCACTAAGTAAGATAGATAAAAATTGTAAAACATTTATAAATTTATATCCAAGACCATGTAGTACAAATTATATATACCCAGGAATTTTAAATGGTGGAGAATGGGACGATTGGACAAGTGGATTTTGGACAGGAATGCTTTGGTTAGCATATGAAATGACTAACGAAAATAGATATAAGAAAATAGCTAGTTATCAAATAAAAGCATATGATGAAAGAATTACTAATAAAATAGGGGTTAATCATCATGATTTAGGATTTTTATATACTCCATCAGCTGTAGCTGGATATAAGGTAACTCAAAATGAAAGAGCTAAAAATGCAGCATTAAAAGCAGCTGAACATTTAATTGGAAGATTTAAAGAAAAAGGAGAATTTATACAAGCTTGGGGAGATTTAGATGACCCGCAAGCATACAGATTGATAATAGACTGTAATATGAATGTACCTTTATTATTTTGGGCTACTGAAGTAACAGGAGATCCTAAATTTAGAGAGGTTGCAACAAAACATATAAATACAGCTGCAAGTGTAGTTTTAAGAGAAGATAGTTCAACACACCATACTTATTATTTTGATCCAGAAACTGGAAAACCTGTAAAAGGTGTAACTGCTCAAGGTGCGTCAGATGAATCAGCATGGGCAAGAGGACAAGCTTGGGGAGTATATGGATTCCCATTGGCATATAGCTACTTAAAAGATGAAAAATTTATAAATTTATTTAAGAGAGTAACTAATTATTTCTTAAATAAACTTCCAGCAGATAACGTATGTTATTGGGATTTGATGTTTGATGATAACTCTGGTGAAGAAAGAGATACATCAGCTGCTGCTATAGCTGTATGTGGAATGTTAGAGATGTTAAAGTATTTACCAGACACTGATCCAGATAAAAAGATCTATAAAAATGCTGTAAATTCAATAATGAAGTCGCTTATTGAAAAATATACTACAAAAAATATAGAACAATCAAATGGGCTTTTAACACAAGCAGTATATAGTAAACCACATGGTTCAGGAGTAGATGAATGCTGTATATGGGGAGATTATTTCTACATGGAAGCATTAGTTAGAATAATGAAACCTGACTGGAAAATGTACTGGTAA
- a CDS encoding MFS transporter produces the protein MQQENINVRSFGMRDKIGYLFGDFGNDVMLIFVSQFLMVFYTQVWGMKPTIVGTMFLVARIIDAFTDVTMGRIVDITPQGKDGKFKRWIRIMAAPVAIASFLMYQSFLRDYPIGIKIVYMYVTYLLYGSICFTGINIPYGAMASAITDKPNERQGLITFRAMGAYIGEFIIGFFGPILIYQRVINPDGAVEVTIRNNGNIFPVVAGGISIVAIVCYALCYFLTTERIKVPALTKEGFSFGKSIKMIFSNRAMIGILAGTLCLVFGNLLTGGVNAYLYAYYFKMPAALSTYNAVKLGIALTMALGVTYIVKKLGKREAISIAVGFAGCVFLTLNFLNIKNPWVYVTIASIGFSGVTFFGYVIWGAIIDVIDDSEVKTEKREDGTLYAIYSFSRKVGQALGSSLVGYALAIIGFQAGVKEQTPEVLRGIYKLATVVPGTLFILVVIMFMFVYPLSKKKVEMNAEILRQRRAGN, from the coding sequence ATGCAACAAGAGAACATAAATGTAAGAAGCTTTGGTATGAGAGATAAGATAGGATATCTTTTTGGAGATTTTGGTAATGATGTAATGCTAATATTTGTAAGCCAGTTTTTAATGGTATTTTATACACAAGTATGGGGAATGAAACCAACTATTGTGGGAACGATGTTTTTAGTGGCAAGAATAATTGACGCTTTTACTGATGTTACAATGGGAAGAATAGTTGACATAACTCCTCAAGGAAAAGATGGAAAATTTAAAAGATGGATAAGAATAATGGCAGCACCTGTTGCTATTGCCAGTTTTTTAATGTATCAATCTTTTTTAAGAGATTATCCAATTGGAATAAAGATAGTGTATATGTATGTGACGTACTTATTATATGGAAGTATTTGTTTTACAGGAATTAATATACCATATGGGGCTATGGCATCTGCAATAACAGATAAACCAAATGAAAGACAAGGTTTGATTACATTTAGAGCAATGGGAGCATATATCGGAGAATTTATTATAGGATTCTTTGGACCTATCTTAATTTATCAACGTGTAATAAATCCTGATGGAGCAGTTGAAGTTACAATTAGAAATAATGGAAATATTTTCCCAGTAGTAGCTGGAGGAATATCAATAGTCGCTATAGTTTGTTATGCTCTTTGTTATTTTTTAACAACAGAACGTATAAAAGTACCAGCATTAACAAAAGAAGGTTTTTCTTTTGGGAAGTCTATAAAAATGATATTTAGCAACAGAGCTATGATTGGTATATTAGCAGGAACTTTATGTCTTGTATTTGGAAATTTACTAACAGGTGGAGTAAATGCTTATTTATATGCTTACTATTTTAAAATGCCAGCAGCACTTTCAACATATAATGCAGTAAAATTAGGAATAGCTTTAACAATGGCTCTAGGAGTTACATATATAGTTAAAAAACTTGGAAAAAGAGAAGCAATAAGTATTGCAGTTGGATTTGCAGGTTGTGTATTTTTAACTTTAAATTTTTTAAATATCAAAAATCCTTGGGTATATGTAACAATTGCATCAATAGGTTTTTCAGGAGTAACATTCTTTGGATATGTAATTTGGGGAGCTATAATAGATGTTATTGATGACTCAGAAGTAAAAACTGAAAAAAGAGAAGATGGAACTTTATATGCTATTTATTCATTCTCTAGAAAAGTTGGACAAGCTCTAGGAAGTAGTTTAGTTGGTTATGCTCTAGCAATTATTGGGTTCCAAGCTGGAGTAAAAGAACAAACACCTGAAGTTTTAAGAGGCATTTATAAATTAGCAACAGTAGTTCCAGGAACATTATTTATATTAGTTGTTATTATGTTTATGTTTGTGTATCCGTTATCTAAGAAAAAAGTAGAGATGAATGCTGAAATTTTAAGACAAAGAAGAGCAGGAAATTAA